The Onychomys torridus chromosome 4, mOncTor1.1, whole genome shotgun sequence genome includes a window with the following:
- the Itpka gene encoding inositol-trisphosphate 3-kinase A, translating into MTLPGRPTGMARPRGAGPCSPGLERAPRRSVGELRLLFEARCAAVAAAAAAGDPRARGAKRRGGQVPNGLPRAAPAPVIPQLTVTTEEDVAPASPGPPEREGDWLPAAGSHLQQPRRLSTSSLSSTGSSSMLEDSEDDLLSDSESRSRGNVQLEASEDVGQKSHWQKIRTMVNLPVISPFKRRYSWVQLAGHTGSFKAAGTSGLILKRSSEPEHYCLVRLMADVLRGCVPAFHGVVERDGESYLQLQDLLDGFDGPCVLDCKMGVRTYLEEELTKARERPKLRKDMYKKMLAVDPEAPTEEEHAQRAVTKPRYMQWREGISSSTTLGFRIEGIKKADGSCSTDFKTTRSREQVTRVFEEFMQGDAEVLRRYLNRLQQIRDTLEISDFFRRHEVIGSSLLFVHDHCHRAGVWLIDFGKTTPLPDGQILDHRRPWEEGNREDGYLLGLDNLIGILASLAER; encoded by the exons ATGACCCTGCCCGGGCGCCCGACGGGCATGGCGCGGCCACGGGGCGCGGGACCCTGCAGTCCTGGGCTGGAGCGGGCCCCGCGCCGGAGCGTCGGGGAGCTGCGCCTGCTCTTCGAGGCACGCTGCGCCGCGGTCGCCGCCGCAGCAGCGGCAGGGGATCCCCGGGCCCGCGGGGCCAAACGGCGTGGGGGACAAGTGCCCAACGGGCTCCCGCGGGCTGCCCCTGCCCCAGTGATCCCGCAGCTCACCGTGACAACCGAGGAGGACGTGGCCCCAGCCAGCCCCGGGCCGCCAGAGCGGGAGGGGGACTGGCTCCCGGCCGCTGGCTCGCACCTGCAGCAGCCACGCCGCCTCTCCACCTCGTCCCTCTCCTCCACCGGCTCCTCGTCGATGCTCGAGGACTCGGAGGACGATCTACTGAGCGACAGCGAGAGCCGGAGCCGCGGCAACGTGCAGCTGGAAGCTAGCGAGGACGTGGGGCAG AAAAGCCATTGGCAGAAGATCCGTACCATGGTCAATCTGCCGGTCATAAGTCCTTTCAAAAGGCGCTACTCGTGGGTACAGTTAGCAGGGCACACAG GGAGTTTCAAAGCTGCAGGCACCAGCGGCCTGATTCTGAAGCGTAGCTCAGAGCCAGAACACTACTGCCTGGTGCGGCTGATGGCGGATGTGCTGCGCGGGTGTGTTCCTGCCTTCCATGGTGTGGTGGAGCGGGATGGTGAAAGCTACTTGCAGCTACAGGACCTGCTCGATGGCTTTGATGGGCCCTGCGTGCTTGACTGCAAGATGGGTGTCAG AACCtacctggaggaggagctgacCAAAGCCCGGGAGAGGCCCAAGCTGCGGAAGGATATGTACAAGAAGATGCTGGCTGTGGACCCTGAGGCACCTACCGAGGAGGAGCATGCACAGCGCGCCGTCACCAAACCCCGCTACATGCAATGGCGCGAAGGCATCAGCTCCAGCACTACGCTCGGCTTCCGCATCGAGGGCATCAAG AAAGCCGACGGATCATGCAGCACTGACTTCAAAACTACACGAAGCCGAGAGCAGGTGACTCGCGTCTTTGAGGAGTTCATGCAAGGAGATGCTGAAGTGCTG AGGAGGTATCTGAACCGCCTACAGCAGATCCGGGACACCCTGGAGATCTCGGATTTCTTTAGAAGGCACGAG GTGATTGGCAGCTCACTCCTCTTTGTACATGACCATTGCCATCGCGCTGGCGTCTGGCTCATCGATTTTGGCAAGACCACGCCCCTCCCCGATGGCCAGATCCTGGATCATCGGAGGCCCTGGGAGGAGGGCAACCGTGAGGACGGCTATTTGCTGGGGCTGGACAATCTCATTGGCATCTTGGCCAGCCTGGCTGAGAGATGA
- the Ltk gene encoding LOW QUALITY PROTEIN: leukocyte tyrosine kinase receptor (The sequence of the model RefSeq protein was modified relative to this genomic sequence to represent the inferred CDS: inserted 3 bases in 3 codons; substituted 5 bases at 5 genomic stop codons) — MGCSCRLLLWLGAAGTSLCSNSESQAPFLTSSPLPVLVSNSQEQKVTPTPSRLEPAFLPNPLGTRGPWVFSTQCDGAYTGGSVAVTVGAAGPLKGVQLWRAPDTGQDLISAYGAAGGKGSRNHLSPAHGIFLPAVFFLSRGDPXVGQQGEDACPGVSGASGKDAPRRRAGEGVLVAWTAVRGGGVPGPGDFHLGAAQGSPESQLVCLGESWATGEHAATDGTVRVPGWRRWAGGGGGGGGGTYLLRLPAGEPEPXAGGGGRGYWRRPDRGRTQAAPXKLENPAAAPGSSGRGGAAGGGGGWTSPAXSPQAGRSLREGAEGGEGCAEAWATLRWAAAGGFGGGGGACSATGVDGXXGGGGGGGEGGDTPESDILWADGEDGMSCVHPSSELYLXPLAVTEGHGEVEIQKHSNCSHCSFKDCQWQAELQMAECLCPEGMEMAVDNITCMDLPTTTSPVLLMEAIVAALTLSLLMMCGVLILVNQKWQSLWGTRLPGPELKLSKLRTSAIRTAPDPYYCQVGLSPAPSWPLPPGLTEVSPANVTLLRALGHGAFGLPGNSSPLQVAIKTLPELCSRQDELDFLMEALIISKFSHQNIVRCVGLSFQAAPRLILLELMSGGDMKAFLRHSRPHPGQPSLLAMQDLLQLAQDIAQGCHYLEENHFIHREIAARNCLLSCTGPGRVAKIGDFGMARDIYQASYYHKGGRALLPVKWMPPEALLEGIFTSKTDSWSFGVLLWEIFSLGYMPYPGHTNQEVLDFIVTGSWMGPPRNCPGPVYRIMTQCWQHQPELCPDFASILERLQYCTQDPDVLNSPLPVEPGPTLEEEWASGLGNRSLEGLRSPQALELSSENLKSWGGGLLGSWLPSGLKALKSRCFXPQNIWNPTYGSWTPRDPKDEDSGADFSNGFSLRSFPGF; from the exons ATGGGCTGCTCCTGCCggctgctgctgtggctgggAGCTGCCG GAACTAGTCTTTGCTCCAATTCTGAGTCCCAGGCACCTTTTCTAACATCCTCGCCTTTGCCCGTGCTAGTCTCCAATTCCCAGGAGCAGAAAGTCACCCCCACGCCCAGTAGATTGGAGCCAGCTTTCCTCCCAAATCCTCTAG GCACACGGGGGCCTTGGGTGTTCAGCACACAGTGCGACGGGGCATACACGGGAGGCAGCGTGGCGGTGACAGTGGGAGCTGCTGGGCCGCTGAAAGGCGTGCAGCTGTGGCGGGCGCCAGACACCGGCCAGGATCT GATCTCCGCCTACGGAGCCGCGGGCGGCAAAGGCTCCAGAAACCACCTGTCACCCGCGCACGGCATCTTCCTCCCGGCGGTCTTCTTCCTCAGTCGCGGGGATC TTGTGGGGCAGCAGGGCGAGGACGCCTGTCCCGGAGTCAGCGGAGCCAGTGGGAAAGATGCGCCCCGGCGGAGAGCTGGGGAAGGCGTCCTTGTTGCCTGGACAGCGGTACGGGGAGGAGGGGTCCCTGGCCCCGGAGATTTCCATCTTGGTGCGGCTCAGGGGAGCCCTGAGAGCCAGCTCGTCTGTCTGGGAGAGTCTTGGGCCACTGGAGAGCATGCGGCAACGGATGGGACCGTAAGGGTCCCAGGCTGGAGACGCTGGGCCGGCGGGGGCGGGGGTGGCGGGGGTGGCACCTACCTCCTCCGG CTGCCCGCGGGGGAGCCAGAGC CTGCTGGTGGCGGCGGGAGGGGCTACTGGAGGCGACCCGACCGAGGCCGGACTCAGGCGGCCCCCTAGAAACTGGAGAACCCAGCGGCCGCGCCTGGGAGCAGCGGGAGAGGAGGCGCGGCAG GTGGAGGAGGCGGCTGGACGTCGCCGG CCTCTCCGCAGGCCGGACGCTCACTGCGGGAAGGGGCCGAGGGCGGCGAGGGTTGCGCAGAGGCCTGGGCCACGCTCCGCTGGGCCGCGGCTGGAGGCTTcgggggcggcggcggggccTGCTCGGCTACCGGGGTAGATGGGTGAT gaggaggaggaggaggaggaggagaaggaggaga CACTCCAGAGTCTGACATCCTCTGGGCCGATGGGGAAGATGGCATGTCCTGTGTTCACCCCAGCAGTGAGCTCTACCTGTAGCCTTTAGCAG TCACAGAGGGCCATGGGGAGGTGGAGATCCAAAAGCATTCCAACTGCAGTCACTGCTCTTTCAAAGACTGCCAGtggcaggcagagctccagaTGGCTGAATGCCTCTGTCCAGAGGGCATGGAGATGGCTGTGGATAATATCACTTGCATGG ACCTGCCAACCACCACAAGCCCTGTGCTTCTGATGGAAGCCATAGTGGCAGCCTTGACACTGAGTCTCCTTATGATGTGTGGAGTCCTAATTCTAG TGAATCAGAAGTGGCAGAGCCTGTGGGGGACCAGGCTGCCAGGCCCTGAGCTCAAGCTGAGCAAGCTTCGAACCTCTGCCATCAGGACAGCCCCTGACCCCTATTACTGCCAGGTGGGACTCAGCCCTGCCCCATCCTGGCCTCTGCCCCCAGGGCTCACTGAGGTGTCCCCAGCCAACGTCACTCTACTCAG AGCCCTTGGCCATGGTGCCTTTGGTCTTCCTGGGAACTCCAGCCCCCTGCAGGTGGCTATCAAG acgCTGCCAGAGCTCTGCTCCCGTCAGGATGAGCTGGACTTTCTCATGGAGGCTCTCATCATCAG CAAGTTCAGCCATCAGAACATCGTTCGCTGTGTGGGCCTCAGCTTCCAGGCTGCCCCTCGCCTTATTCTGCTGGAGCTGATGTCTGGTGGGGATATGAAGGCTTTTCTGAGGCATAGCAGACCACACCCA GGCCAGCCATCACTTCTTGCCATGCAGGACCTGTTGCAGCTGGCCCAGGATATAGCCCAGGGCTGCCACTACCTGGAAGAAAACCACTTCATCCACA GAGAAATCGCCGCCCGTAACTGTCTGCTGAGCTGCACCGGCCCTGGCCGAGTGGCTAAGATCGGAGACTTTGGAATGGCAAGAGACATCTACCA GGCCAGTTATTACCATAAGGGGGGCCGGGCCTTGCTCCCTGTCAAGTGGATGCCCCCAGAAGCTCTCCTGGAGGGCATTTTCACATCCAAAACAGACTCCTG GTCTTTCGGAGTACTGCTCTGGGAGATCTTCTCACTGGGTTATATGCCCTACCCTGGGCATACCAACCAGGAGGTCCTAGACTTCATTGTCACAGGGAGCTGGATGGGCCCTCCTAGGAACTGCCCTGGGCCAGT GTACAGGATCATGACCCAGTGTTGGCAGCATCAACCTGAGCTTTGCCCTGACTTTGCCAGCATCTTGGAGCGCCTCCAATACTGCACTCAG GACCCTGATGTGCTGAATTCACCCCTGCCAGTGGAACCAGGGCCCACTCTAGAGGAGGAATGGGCTTCTGGACTGGGGAACAGGTCCTTGGAGGGTCTTAGATCCCCACAGGCCCTGGAGCTGAGTTCAGAGAACTTGAAAAGCTGGGGAGGAGGCCTTCTTGGCTCTTGGCTTCCCTCTGGCCTCAAGGCCCTCAAATCCAGATGCTTCTGACCTCAGAACATTTGGAACCCCACCTATGGCTCTTGGACCCCAAGGGACCCCAAGGATGAAGACTCAGGCGCTGACTTCAGCAATGGCTTCTCCTTGCGTTCCTTCCCAGGCTTCTAG